The following proteins are encoded in a genomic region of Coffea eugenioides isolate CCC68of chromosome 6, Ceug_1.0, whole genome shotgun sequence:
- the LOC113775155 gene encoding zingipain-2-like, with product MAWTFNSMLITAAFLLLAMLASQATARSLHEASLTEKHEQWMVEHGRVYKDEAEKAKRFKIFKETVEYIEAFNKAGNKSYVLGINRFADLTNEEFLSASTGYNYKPRKDVSQGTSFRYADVSDAPPSMDWRHKGAVTGVKDQAACGCCWAFSTVAAVEGIHKLKAGELISLSEQQLVDCDTSSNHGCSGGRMDSAFNFIASNGIATESEYPYQGADGTCNNDQGAVQITGYEDVPQNNEDALLQAVSKQPVSVGIEGSGMDFKNYKSGVFSGDCGNNLDHAVTLVGYGTSEDGTKYWLAKNSWGTSWGEDGYMRLQRDTGAPEGLCGIASQASYPTA from the exons ATGGCTTGGACATTCAATTCTATGCTGATTACTGCCGCATTCTTACTGCTGGCGATGTTGGCTTCTCAGGCTACGGCCCGGAGCTTGCATGAAGCCTCATTGACTGAAAAGCACGAGCAGTGGATGGTTGAACACGGACGGGTTTACAAGGATGAGGCAGAGAAGGCAAAGCgattcaagattttcaaggaaACTGTGGAGTACATTGAGGCCTTCAACAAGGCTGGGAACAAGTCTTACGTGCTGGGCATTAACCGATTTGCTGACCTGACAAACGAAGAGTTCCTATCAGCCAGCACTGGGTACAACTACAAACCAAGGAAAGACGTATCTCAAGGAACTTCATTCAGGTATGCAGATGTCAGTGACGCTCCGCCTTCCATGGACTGGAGACACAAAGGTGCTGTCACTGGAGTCAAGGACCAGGCAGCTTGTG GATGTTGTTGGGCTTTTTCAACTGTTGCAGCCGTAGAAGGAATTCATAAACTCAAAGCCGGTGAGCTAATCTCGCTGTCTGAGCAACAGCTTGTTGACTGTGATACTAGTAGTAATCATGGCTGCAGCGGAGGTCGCATGGATAGTGCATTTAATTTCATTGCTAGCAATGGCATCGCCACTGAATCCGAGTACCCATATCAAGGAGCTGATGGCACTTGCAATAACGACCAAGGAGCTGTCCAGATCACAGGTTATGAAGATGTCCCTCAGAATAACGAGGATGCTCTTCTGCAGGCCGTGTCTAAACAACCCGTATCAGTTGGCATTGAAGGCAGCGGCATGGACTTCAAAAACTATAAAAGCGGCGTTTTCTCCGGCGATTGTGGGAATAACTTGGACCATGCCGTGACACTAGTTGGATACGGTACAAGTGAGGATGGAACCAAGTATTGGTTGGCTAAGAATTCCTGGGGAACTAGCTGGGGTGAGGATGGGTACATGCGCCTTCAGAGAGACACTGGTGCTCCAGAAGGCCTTTGTGGCATCGCCAGCCAGGCTTCTTATCCCACTGCTTAG